The genomic window CAAGCTCTTGCTTGAGTTCTTCGTATTTTTCTTTAGTTAAATATTCTTTTTTATCCATGTTTTTAGGTGGTATATTAAGACGGCATTCTACTCTTTTAGGGCTTCAAAGTCAAATTTTTACAACCCTAAAATTGAGGGCTCTATTTTAGATACTCAGGCGTGTTGACGCTCATCCATTCCATGACTGTCCTCATGGTAGCTGGGGCGCCGGAAGCGTAGTGAGCCGGGCCATGCTCAAGCAAAAGCACAAAAGCATAATCTGGGCTCTGGTAAGGATAAAAACCCGTCACCCAGGAGTTGACGTACTGTTTTTGAG from Candidatus Paceibacterota bacterium includes these protein-coding regions:
- a CDS encoding penicillin-binding transpeptidase domain-containing protein, whose amino-acid sequence is AYYQDVRDGMRLGVTAGTVQGLSMPQVAIAAKTGTAEQGTQKQYVNSWVTGFYPYQSPDYAFVLLLEHGPAHYASGAPATMRTVMEWMSVNTPEYLK